The sequence TCGGTCCGAACATTAACAGGCATGGCTTGCGGTACGGGtattggaagcataaggaccttatctttcatatcagcgagaaataaTAATTAGaaaaggttaaattgatacacTTTTTAGGGTTCCCACACagccatatttccatgttacagcgGTGGTTTTCGGGAGACAGTCgactacctgtgctaattagctatctgtgTTTCTGAATACTTGTGTGTAAACTGAAGACGGACGCCATAAccgtgttgtcactgaaaaatattgtcggctgcaactgtgttaaaacCGGTTAAAATAGTGTACAGTAGGTTTATATTTGGCATTAGTAAAATTATTTTAATGTGATGTGTAGAgggctttatgtttctagaaccataACAATTGAGAATAGATTTACGTTTAGATGGAGTAGTTGGCTGTTTTGGCTGCCAGAGCCAATTCATCTCTATACAGAACATGTAAGGTCATTGGACTATAAGGAGTAACGTTGGGCTCCTTTAGTCCATTATTGGGCTAGGCCTAAATATACAATGTTAGGCTATAGGACGAAAAGAAAAGCAAACAAAACAACAGGCTCGAGATGGACAGAAAGTGTGATTTAGCCTTCTGCTATTTCCAAAGTTCCAGCTGATTAAACTTACTGAAGGAGGTATTTGTGGTTCACCTGATGTAATTCAAACAGTACAAAATCTTGCAACTCTCGCTTCCTCAACTTTACATGTAGACCCTGACCTGCCCTGTGTTGAAGAAGCACTAGGCAAGCATGTCTCTCCACTAGTGCCCTCTCCAAACTCCCACCAATTGAGAGCATTGAAAATGCATGATGTTTTCACAAGTTAAACTAGATTTGTTCAATCTATATTGCATATTATCTGACAACAATTAGTGTTACACCATTCCCTTACCGTTTATTGCAACATTTTATACATTTGTTTCATTTTGGTATGATATAGCTTTCGAAAACTCTAGACGgcattctgccttctccctaaAGTTTTCAGCCATTAGCTTCATCCACGACTGGCTCATGTGATCTACAATCCTAAACTGCGTTTTAACATTTAGAAATGCCAATAATCATCGCTTGCGACACAGTTCTCGAAGCATATGGCCCTTATCTTTCATCAGTGAGAAAGAATCCTTAAAAAAAAACTTTCTGTAGCAGTTttgcacagatccatacagctatggatgCCCCCATCTGACGAAACTACACTTCAGCTACACTTCCCGAGTTACGCTTAAacacaggtgttcggagcatGTTATAtcgctaattagcacaggtggtcaCCTGTCTTCCttctgttttccataaacaagagCTGTAACATGGCCGTGTGTGAAcacaaaccctaaccctataaaggtgtgtagtaatttaacctttttttaaaatGAGTTATTTATAGCtggctgatatgaaagatacgtTCCTCATGTTTCCAAAACTGTAAGAGCAAGCGCCGTGGCTCTTAACAAAATTCCCCTGGCCAGAAGATACATACTATCGTCAATAGGCGCTAAAGGTAGTTAGAATCTATGTATACTGTGTAGGGTAATTTAAGCCTACCAAATATATGCATCTGTTCTTTGTTTTCAAGAATCAATCTAGTAATAATCTACACCAAAAGGTCAATTGAAACCGATCATCACTGCACTGTTGTCATCATTTATGTACCGTAATATGTTATGAATCTTGTTTCAGTGAGAAATGTAAAAAAGGAAACATTTAATGATAGTTGTAGTAAGACAGCCAGGCTTAAAATGATTTTCACACTTACAACAAGTGTTGTGGCCTTTTTGTTGTGTAGTAGCACTTTGTTGCTGTTTTCCTTGCAAGTGTGTCATAAAAGTGGGGTCATGCTATTCTGAGGAAGTTGGTTATCTCTATTTAGGATGAATGTTATGATTACTGCTGTATTTAAGTAGTTGAGAAAATATTATTTCAGATGTTGTTTATTTAGTAGATAGAGAATGAATACACCCGCtctcctgcctgtctgtcagtgATATTTTGTGTCAACGGCTAATCTGTGTTGGCTCAGAGTCTGACATAGTTGACAGTTATGATTTTAGGAGGAGAGCCATCTATCCCTGTTGGCTGTGAACATTGTCTTCAGCCAGTCATGCTCTTGGTTCTGCCTGTTTATATTGTGTGTGAGTCTGTAGAGATACAGTATGGTGGTCTCGCCAGCAGAGGGGGCTCCAAGGCCATATTATGTTTTTAAAACGTTCAACTCCCCAGGCAAGAAGGTAATCAGTCactgcatgtacagtatatactgtagacggGAGTGATCATGGGGATGTATATGGATTACACCTGGCTGGTTGTCATCTTGAAATTAGTTGCAGTGTTATGGCAGAAGGCTCCATTGCAAATATATTTGGTTGATTTGCACAGTAAACcaaaggaggctggtgggaggagctatagaaggacggctcattgtaatggctgtaatggaattaatggaatgacgtcaaacatcctgtttccatatgattgatgtgtttgataccgtaccattcattccattccagccattacaatgagcctgtcctcctatagctcctcccaccagcctcctctgcactAAACGTTCCAACCTGAATTATATTTGACATGCAATTTTGTTGGTATCTTTTACTGTTTTCTTATTGTAGCTTAGATGGACAGGAAATCTGAAATGTACTATGGCTACTGTTTGGTTAAAGTTTGGGCAATGTAGAAAAAAACAGCCACAATATAGGGATATAGGTAGAAGTAAAGGAGGACGGAAATGGAATATCTGTCCTAATTTTTTATCCCTGACTAAATAGACTTTGGTTATTTACTGACTTACTTACTGACTTACTTAGGCCCATAGTAAGTAAGTAAGTCAAAAGCCTTTGGTGGGCTGCCTGTATCACATCCTCATGGTGTGAAtgtagtcatcatcatgaatgaaCAGTGGTGTCAGTATTAAGCCATTTCCAATGTCCGCATTGCATTGTTCTGTGTATATGTTTCATACTTTTATCCCAATAACAGATATCATTGAGATGGCATGCCTCTGTTTCAATTACATCTCTGGTCACGAACACTGTTGACATAATTTTACAACTGTTATTCTATTCAGCATAATTTTAATCCTGCGACGCAGATTTCAGTCATTGGTGGGATAGATGGAAGAGTATTGATTAAATAGAGAGAACTCCAAGTTATTTTCTAACTGTTTTCACAACAGCATCAAACAACTTATCAATACAAACAGCACACGTATGAGTTGTTTAAAGTTGTTGAGAATGTTGTCTTTCCAGTATTTCAGTAAGTTGCAGCACATCCTAGCCAGGGGACAAAAGAGTGTTTATGAATGGTAGACAGTTGAGTGATGCGTCTTGAGTAAGAGCATGTCCATCTGCAGATGTTTAGATCTAGGCCATGAGGGGGAAGTGCTTATGTCCTGGTTTGATTTGGACAAACTGTTCAAATCAAACATCGCTTGACAAACTGTTCTAAACATGGCTTGACAAACTGTTCTAAACATGGCTTGACAAACTGTTCTAAACATGGCTTGACAAACTGTTCTAAACATGGCTTGACAAACTGTTCTAAACATGGCTTGACAAACTGTTCTAAACATGGCTTGACAAACTGTTCTAAACATGGCTTGACAAACTGTTCTAAACATGGCTTGATATCACAGATGAAGATCACTtaaagcagggatcatcaactagatccAGTTGCGGGATAATttcttcttgagcggatggtcgaggGGCCGGAACatgattacaaatcatttgtagactgcaaattgactgcaagaagcccaaacagatataatatttgactaaaatataatcatttcaaactttgctttcttTTGAATACGATCATAtgtctctattatgcatgggaatacttgggaaatGGTTTCCAAAGTTAAAATCACTTGAAGCTGATTTCctagtgtttttacagtcttttgtcTTCAACTATACAGTttggacatatatatatattcctgcaattatacacattttgcaatggggcatagagaaaatgttgcagttttaatgcaatttttctgcagttctacacattttgtcatggggcagagaaacAATTTAGCTATTTTATAacacctttattaatgcaattctactcattttgcaatGGGGCAGAGATGCAgtttcagtcaaaagtttggacatagtcattcaagggttttgttcatttttactattttctacattgtagaataatagtgaagacaaaactatgaaataacacatggaatcatgtagtaaacaaaaaagtgttaaacaaatcaaaatatatttgagatttgagattcttcgaagtagccaccctttgccttgatgacagctttgcacactcttggcattctctcaaccagcttcatgaggtagtcacctggaataacaggtgtgccttcttaaaagttaatttgtggaatttctttctttcttaatgcgtttgagccaatcagttgtgttgtgataaggtaggggtggtaaagagaagaaagccctatttggtaaaagaccaagtccatattattgcaagaacagctcaaataagtaaagagaaacaacagtccatcattgcttttagacatgaaggtcagtcaatccagaaaatgtcaagaactttgaaagtttcttcaagtgcagtcgcaaaaaccatcaagggcaatgattaaactggctctcatgaagaccaccacaggaaagaaagacccagagttacctctgctgcagaggatacgttcattagagttaccagcctcagaaatcggcaattaaatgcacctcagattgcagcccaaataaatgctcaacacagttcaagtaacagacatctcaacatcaaacatcaacatcatcaggagactgcgtgaatcaggccttccttcatggtcaaatttctgcaaagaatccactactaaaggacacaaataagaagaagagacttgcttaaaccttgaaatacgagcaatggacattcgaccggtggaaatctgtcctatggtctgatgagtccaaatgtgagatttttgcttccaaccactgtgtctgcattctgcagtgatacgccatcccatctggtttgctcttagtgggactataattagtttttcaacaggacaatgacccaacacaactccaggctgtgtaaggactatttgaccaaaaaggatagtgatggagtgctgcatcagatgacctggcctccacaatcacccgacctcaacccaattgagatggtttgggatgagttggtccGCAGAGTgagggaaaagcagccaacaagtgctcagcatatgtgggaactccttcaagactgttggaaaagcattccaggtgactacctcatgaagctggttgagagaatgccaagattctgcaaagctgtcatcaaggcaaagggtggcaactttgaacaatctaaaatctaaaatatgttttgacttgttttaacacttttttggttactacaatattccatctgtgttatttcctagttttgatgtcttcactattattctacaatgtagaaaatagtacaaataaagaaaaacccttgaatgagtaggtttgtccaaacttttgactggtattgtatacaTAATCATATTTTTTTTGCTCAGATAACTTCTGGGGGGAAATAAAACCATCTGCGAGCAAAATTCTGCCCGTGGACTGCCAGTTGGGGATCCagatttaaagggatagttcacccaaattacagtCCATGCTTTGGTGAAGTTTCCCTGtcactgtttccacatgctaatgttttagcatttgtggcacaaatttcATTAAAGGCATGAgaccgatattagcatttttcacgCATCATGTCCAGATAATCCGAAagtatgtaaaatgtattgtgaagctcaacaaaaTCACTTATAGACGTTTGGAACGTGATGcgcgaaaaatgctaatatcggtcccatgacttgaatgtgACTTGTGCCGCAAATGCTAAAACATTAGCATGTAGATACGGTGCCAGGGAAATTAAACCAAACCATGGATTGCTGTCTTACCTTGTCCATTGACTTCTATTCTGGCTGAAAACCATGTTAACGCATTGAACAGCTTAACAAATATGTCTGGCTTTAAGCTCAAATTCATATTGGTGTGTGGATGCATTATGTATTAAAAATGGTTGATCAATTTTTGCCGATTTGTACTTCTTTTTTTTTGTACTACTAAATTGTCAACATTCTAGATTGTAAGTACATCTTCCGGTCACTACACACATTCTATTTGTGCCTTTCTTAGACACATATACATTATATTCTAGGTGGTATTTACATTCTTGAACTGACTGATCATTTGTTCTTTGAGATTACCTCAGGTTGATGACTCATACATTTCACTGTCTGATATATTTGATGTAAAGACTCGGGTGGCAGAGCTGAATCTGTAATCCCAATGACTACACCACTGTATGATGTTTTCCCTGGCTGAACCTTTTTGCTCCAGTCCAGTACAAAAAGATCTCGGTGACAGCATGGCTCACATTTGGATCACTGTGTAATGCCCTCACCTTATCAAAGTAAATGTGTTTTGTATCCATTCAGTTAGAACAAGTTATTTTCATGGAGTTTGAATAATTTAGATTACAGCATACCGGTAACTAGTCTTCAATTCCAAAACAAGCACCTCAATATAAATAACATTACTTCAGTGCAAATTGGGTATCTGATTTGTAATCAACATTGTGAAAAAAATCCATTCATTTCAATCCACAAAAGGGTGGACTTCTCTGTGATGACTGGTTACAGCATCTACCATTTATAGTCTGCTCTATTCTGACTGTGATGTAAGTCCTAAACCGGCTGATGAGCCCAGGTCTTTGAAAAGGGTATGCAATGCGTCCCCATTCTCTGAGTCTCATCTTGCCCTTAACAAAGTGCCAACCTTATTCCATCTCCTCCTCAAACTGAGCTTCCGACACACACATCTTATCTGATCTTCTCAAGAGGTCTTGGTCTCCACTCTGTCTGCTGCTAAATTCTGCTCTGAGACACTCTCTCCCTTATCTCAGCTCTGATGTGCCTCAGCTCACCACTATCTCTGCCCCACAGGGCTAAGGCAGGCAGCCACACAGGGAATCCACATTCACAGGTTGGCTACcaaataatttattttttattttttattgaactaggcaagtcagttaagaacaaattcttatttacaatgacggcctaccccggccaaaccctcccctaatccggatgacgctgggccaattgtacaccgcCCTATGGTGGTGTACAATTGTGATACAGccagggatcaaacccgggtctgtagtgaagccactggcactgcgatgcagtgccttagacgctgtgccactcaggatccCTGAATGATTAAATTGATGACACATAAATCGACCAACAAATAATTGTACAttttataaaaatgtaattaTACAGCTGTAATTGGATTTTAGGTAAGCAGAATATGAATACATAAGATACAATGCAGTAGGCTATATATCGTTTTATCATGAAATCTGTTATTTTCAAGTCTTGACGTAAATGTGCAAATTTGGTGCACTTTAGGCTACATTCACTGATAGTTATCTAAACTGTGCAATCCAGTTAGCACAATTGGTGTTAGTATCTCCCTCCTATCGATGGCTGACAGGTTAGATTGGAAGCTGTTTCCCTATTTGATTGAAAGTTAAGAGGAAAAGAGCCACTGTGTCTACGAGTTTGTTTACCTTTACCCAAGGTCCATGACAGGACAGGCTCCTCGGCCTTATCGCGTGTGGCATTGTTCAGCGGCTTTGTCGACGGAACAATAATGACCTTTTGGGTTGATAGCATTAAGATTGTGGAACCATTTAAATCGTTGGGCTTATGCCAGGTCATATGTCAATGTAGCGATATCTTTAGCAACAATTTATATGGTCTAACAATATAAAACGAATATTTGACAAACATGAAAATGCTATTTTACACTGCTATCAGTGAGGAAAAGTGAgctttgttttagtttttttcgtTTTCAGGGTAAAGAAAACAAAACTTAATTCGTTAAGTGGAAAAAATACAGCAGTAGCGTGTTGATTGTAATTGTTGTTAATTGGATGAGCAATTAGTCCTACCTCATTACAAATAGGCTATTTGAAGAAGCCCAATCTCAATTTGTGGCGTGTATAGATTTAGGCTATTAATTGTCAACGTCAACTCAAGTCATACTTAAATTCGTACGCTAAATTCAGGCTCAACGATGAAAACCCTATAATGGTTTCATAAAGAGATCAACGACCTTATGCTTCTAAAAGAGATGAAGCAACGTTATAGCCTATTTGTTTTGGACCATTTATCCCCTGCATAGAGCAACCCCCAACATGTATTATAAATTTGGccgtataataataataataataaaactatAATTGTATTATAAGACTTATAATGCAATTTATAATATAACGTATAATACAATTAGTATTCCCATTAGGCCTTgactgttgatattgttgttttTAATCGTTTTAATCGTTTGTGTTATTTGTTGTAGATGTACTTGTAGGTCTAATACAAGTCTAAATATAATATGATTGGGTTGCAGAGAGAGGATGACGTGATCTCACAGCACAATAAAATATTAAATCAATGTTTATTGTCATGTACAAAAATACAATTTCTTGAACAAAGTCCGTTAGAGCAATATTATCAACTTAGTTAAATAAGCTAAACAAAACTAAATAGTTAAACAAGAAATTATAGTAGACCAATACACATAGTTAGAATAAAACACATATTGTCTAATATAAACGTGTTAAACAGTATATGCCTACACTTGGATTTGCCTATTCGTTGTTGTTATTCACAAGTAACCTTGTAGCTGCATAGCCAAACCTAAACAAAAACCTAAACGAAAAAAACTTGATGAGAGTTGGGTGGTTGTTTTGGAATAGTTTCTCACCACGCTCTTATCCCCGGTAAAGTTGCCTGAAAGTGTCCTTGTTGGAATGGCCCCTCTACATTTTCCATGAGGTTCACGTCAACTATATGGTTGTTGGACATTTGCGTGGGACTTGGTATGGATGGCATACTCGGATAACTGCAACCATGTGAGTTATTACCATATCCATATAAGGGGTTGTAAGAGCCAATTGTCACGTTGTATGGCGCTAAATGAGGTCCTCCCATGCACGGTTTGCCATCTCGAACCAACACGGGTACTGCCACCCTTCGTGGTAGAGGCGGGTATCCAGCCAATTCCAGAGACTTGTCTTGTCTTTGCCGCTTGCACTTGTACCTCCTGTTTTGAAACCAGATTTTGACTTGAGTAGAAGTCAGCTTTAGAATATTGGCGAGGTGGTCCCTCTCTGGTGCAGAAAGGTACCTCTGCTGTTTGAAGCGCCGTTCCAGCTCAAAAACCTGCGTTTGAGAAAATAGCACGCGAGGTTTTCTGCGCAATCTTTGCTTTGGCTTGTCTGAATAGGTATTGTCATTTTTCCCATCACAACCCATCGAATCGTCAAGAACCATACCTGCAATAATTAGAAATAGCAATGTTAGACACATACCTTCATTGGAAAACTGCCTAGTGAAaaacttcccactgggcacagacgtcagttcaccTTCTAGTTCCGATTTACATTTGGTGGAGTGGTCAACTAACGTGAAATTAACAAACacattcaccatgtcattggatttaggttaaaagttgggtaaaAAATAGGAAATGACCTTACATTGAAGACttcttgcaaatccaatcagtttccacgttgattcaacgtcatcccattgttttttggggttgaaatgacgtggaaacaacgttgattcacccAGTTTTTGCACAGTGGGTTAGGCCTATTTCAATTGAAATTGCTGCGTCACATGCACTCCGTATTAACTGCATTACGCATTATGCAGATCAGCAATGTCACAATATGAAGCTCACACGGAGATTAATTTAAATGTGGTGAGAAGGTAAATTCATTACCCTTTACTAGCCTTTACTTTCTCCTATAGGTAGGCCTCGTCATTGCCATTAATTTATATTTGGAAAACATTTTCAAAATAGGAGGTAGCTAGTTTATATTTAATGTTGTGCATGCCTATTAAAATgccaatcagcagtagaaacaatagcAAAGCATCGTACCCGCACACCTGCTTGGTTAACAAGCTGCGGGATGAGGCTGTAGAAATGTAACCATTCTCAaactcatagacagagctatggatgtaaAGACTGACAATCCATAAAAtaaacattacagttttaacaatgttttgaggctatatagtgtttgcttacatttact comes from Salmo salar chromosome ssa20, Ssal_v3.1, whole genome shotgun sequence and encodes:
- the nkx2.7 gene encoding NK2 transcription factor related 7, with translation MLPSPVTSTPFSVKDILKMEQQHHPHQGFFYPDQDAQMSLQRMHSALRSLDLLDSQDKSCFSGATQMKCSLSSEDIDILRGSCSSAAEEETNGDTGMVLDDSMGCDGKNDNTYSDKPKQRLRRKPRVLFSQTQVFELERRFKQQRYLSAPERDHLANILKLTSTQVKIWFQNRRYKCKRQRQDKSLELAGYPPLPRRVAVPVLVRDGKPCMGGPHLAPYNVTIGSYNPLYGYGNNSHGCSYPSMPSIPSPTQMSNNHIVDVNLMENVEGPFQQGHFQATLPGIRAW